GATACTTGATAAGCACCACAGAGGATCAACGTACAGGGTGGAAGATAATAGTTGCTCTGCCCTACGATGAAGTCATTTTGCCGGCTATAAGAAACATAAAAGGCATAATTGTGCTTGAGGTGCTGCTAACTATCTTTTTGGGGTTTGCTCTATTAGTGATGAGCAATAACATAATAATCCATCCCTTGAGAGACGCTATAGAGGTGATAGAGGCCACTAAAGTTGGCGACGCGACAGTTAGAATGCCAGAGGATCGCAAAGATGAGTTTGGTGTCCTGGCTAGGGAGTTCAATAGACTCATAGAGGCGGTCAGAGAGTACCAGAGGGAACTGGAAGAGAAAGTTAAAGATAGGACCAAGAGAATCATAGAACTTCAAAAGGAAAATTTGAGGCTTAGACTTATAGAAGAGAAGGAAAGAATCTACGGTTACTTGCACGATTCCTTGGGCGCTAGGTTGACCAATATAAACATATCCAACGCAGTGGCGCAGAAGGTCGTGGATAAAGACAAAAAGATGCTAAAAGATATGCTCCAGAGAATCGAGACCAATACTAGACTTGCCATTTCGGACCTTAGGGAGATACTCAAGGGATCTACCCTTGACAGTAGGCGGATGATAGATTTTTGTAACGTCCTGCACGCCAACGTGAAAAGCAGGCTGGAGCTGAAGGACATAGAGCTTGAATGGCATTCAGAACTGGACCCTCTACAGGATGAAATTTGCCCCAAAGTGCGCTTGGAGTTTGAGAAAATTCTTCAAGAATTGACAAGCAATGTGCTTAAACACTCCGAGGCCAAGAACGTAAGGGTTTTCTTTTCATTGGACGAAGATAAGCTTAGGCTTGAATATTCGGATGACGGTGTAGGAGGAGCCTTAGTGGACCCAGAAAAGAAAGGCTATGGATTGGCAGGAATAGCAGAGAGGGTAAAGATGTTGGGAGGCGAGTTCAAGGTGAATTCCCCAAAGGGTGGAGGTACCAAGGTGGTAATTCTTTTACCTAACAGGGGGAGGAGAGAGGAATTATGATAAAGGTCATGATATGTGAGGACATAAAGGAGGTAAGGGAGGGGCTTAAGTTCCTCCTCGAGATGGATGAAGAGATAGAAGTGGTGTCCACCACAGGAAAGGCCGAAGAGCTTTTTTCTTCCATAGAGCAATATGGTCCCCCCGATGTGGTCTTGATGGATATCGGCCTGGAGGGGATGTCAGGTTTGGAAGCCACGTCCCTGCTCGTTGAGAAGTATCCTAAGGTAAAGGTTCTAATTCTCACCATATTTGAGGAGGAAGAGAAGATATTGAAAGCCATAGAAAACGGGGCCTCAGGCTACATTCTGAAGAACAGCCGGCCGGAAGAGCTTGTATTGCAGATAAAAGCGGTCCATGCAGGAGGCGCTCCGGTAAGCCCCTCGGTGGCGAAGGTGCTCCTTAAAGAGCTAAGAAAGGGGAGCACAACTTCGTGTAACGAATATCGTTTAACGAGCAGAGAGAAAGAGATAATGAAGGCTCTAATGGAAGGTTTGACCTACAGGGAGATAGCTCAAAAGTTCAATATTGCATCCTCGACAGTCAAAAAGCATATTTTGCACATATACAGGAAAATGGAGGTCTCAAACAAGGTTGAGTTCATGAAAAAAGCCATGGTCCTGAATTTGGACGAATAAAATTTTACGTTTATACACCAAAAGTAGTATTTGTTCCTTCGTTAAATTGATTTTTGGCCTCTGAAGATACCCAGTTTGGTTAATAGTCCCCCAGACAAAGACAATCTAAAATTTTAAATTGGGTGATTGTAGCAAAAAAATTGTTAGGGGGGAGAAGAAGTGAGTGAAAAAAGCGGCGGTTTGTTTAGTTGGTACTTCAACACCAATCTTCTTTTGCGAATCTTAATAGGCTTGGTCTTGGGAGGGATAGTTGGTTTGGTAGCCGGGGAGTCCATTTTATGGGTGGCCCCCTTCGGTAGTCTCTTCGTGCGTCTGCTCAAGATGATAGTCATGCCGGTGATATTGACTACGTTGGTTGTTGGTGCAGCAAGCATAAGCCCTGCGGAATTAGGCAAAGTGGGTATCAAGATAGTCATCTATTATCTTGTTACATCTGCCTTCGCGGTTGCTGTAGGGCTTCTCATGGGGAACGTCTTCAAGCCTGGATTGGGCCTTGATTTGAGCAACATAGGAGAAGCTGCCGGCAAGGCCATACAGAAACCTTCCTTGGTGGACACTTTACTGAACATCATACCCACAAACCCATTCAGCGCCCTCTCTGGAGGAGCTGTTCTTCCCACCATATTCTTTGCCATAATATTTGGTATAGGTATTAGCTATCTTAAGATAAGCAAAGAAGAGAGGCTCAAAAAGGCAGGAGATATACTGTTCAATGTCTTCGACGGAGCAGCTGAGGTTATGTACCTGATCGTACGATGGGTGCTCCAATACGCCCCAATAGGTGTCTTTGCTCTGATTGCTGTGGTTTTTGCAAAGCAGGGGCCGAAGGTGGTAGGACCCCTTGGAACCGTCACATTGGCTTGTTTCTTGGGTTACATACTTCACACTGTGGTGGTCTATGGAGGTTTGTTGACCCTTTCAGGACTCAACTTCTTCAAGTTCTTGAGTGGAGCAAAGGAAGCAATGATAACGGCTTTCGTGACCAGAAGCAGCAGTGGTACTTTGCCGGTGACCATGAAGTGCGCTGAGGAGAATTTGGGCGTATCGAAGCAGGTCTATTCCTTTACCCTTCCTCTTGGTGCTACCATAAACATGGACGGTACAGCCATATATCAGGGAGTATGTGTTCTCTTCATAGCCTTCGCAGTGGGTATGCCCCTAGACCTGACTCAGCAGCTTACTGTGATCCTTACGGCAGTTTTGGCTTCCATAGGTACTGCGGGAGTTCCTGGTGCCGGAGCGATAATGCTTTTGATGGTTCTGCAATCTGTGGGGCTTTCCATGGATGAAGGATCCGCCGTGGCAGCGGCATATGCCATGATACTCGGTATTGATGCTATCTTGGATATGGGAAGAACTTGCATAAACGTGACAGGAGACCTCACCGGTACTACCATAGTGGCTAAGACGGAAAAGTTGTTAAACATGAGCAAATGGGGTAAATGATAGTTTGTAAAAAAGTTTTT
The DNA window shown above is from Thermovirga lienii DSM 17291 and carries:
- a CDS encoding multi-sensor signal transduction histidine kinase (PFAM: Histidine kinase; HAMP domain; Cache domain; Histidine kinase-, DNA gyrase B-, and HSP90-like ATPase~COGs: COG4585 Signal transduction histidine kinase~InterProIPR004010: IPR003660: IPR011712: IPR003594: IPR 005467~KEGG: bbe:BBR47_16050 probable methyl-accepting chemotaxis protein~PFAM: ATP-binding region ATPase domain protein; Cache domain protein; histidine kinase HAMP region domain protein; histidine kinase dimerisation and phosphoacceptor region~SMART: histidine kinase HAMP region domain protein; ATP-binding region ATPase domain protein~SPTR: Probable methyl-accepting chemotaxis protein) — its product is MVSFFRSIRSRFIAFLVLIVALFLGLLLVFTYSSLKDAALRNAKELSRAAMRQTKGSIDIFFSELERLARALAKYPAFKNVDTTVMREIVLAEVEARKEYLRAIYLGTKDGKMYEWGIGPGFVNNSPIFEPHYDPRERPWFKRALEKGEFSVSDPYLYASFPALGITAVLPVYDDLGDFVGVLGLDILLEDLQKMVKNFKIEKNGKVIILNRDNHVIVSQFDDEKDGKNTKLETFDLFNIANLANHKDSYVVESHKMGKRYLISTTEDQRTGWKIIVALPYDEVILPAIRNIKGIIVLEVLLTIFLGFALLVMSNNIIIHPLRDAIEVIEATKVGDATVRMPEDRKDEFGVLAREFNRLIEAVREYQRELEEKVKDRTKRIIELQKENLRLRLIEEKERIYGYLHDSLGARLTNINISNAVAQKVVDKDKKMLKDMLQRIETNTRLAISDLREILKGSTLDSRRMIDFCNVLHANVKSRLELKDIELEWHSELDPLQDEICPKVRLEFEKILQELTSNVLKHSEAKNVRVFFSLDEDKLRLEYSDDGVGGALVDPEKKGYGLAGIAERVKMLGGEFKVNSPKGGGTKVVILLPNRGRREEL
- a CDS encoding two component transcriptional regulator, LuxR family (PFAM: Response regulator receiver domain; Bacterial regulatory proteins, luxR family~COGs: COG2197 Response regulator containing a CheY-like receiver domain and an HTH DNA-binding domain~InterPro IPR001789: IPR000792~KEGG: fjo:Fjoh_4735 two component LuxR family transcriptional regulator~PFAM: response regulator receiver; regulatory protein LuxR~SMART: response regulator receiver; regulatory protein LuxR~SPTR: DNA-binding response regulator), giving the protein MIKVMICEDIKEVREGLKFLLEMDEEIEVVSTTGKAEELFSSIEQYGPPDVVLMDIGLEGMSGLEATSLLVEKYPKVKVLILTIFEEEEKILKAIENGASGYILKNSRPEELVLQIKAVHAGGAPVSPSVAKVLLKELRKGSTTSCNEYRLTSREKEIMKALMEGLTYREIAQKFNIASSTVKKHILHIYRKMEVSNKVEFMKKAMVLNLDE
- a CDS encoding sodium:dicarboxylate symporter (PFAM: Sodium:dicarboxylate symporter family~COGs: COG1301 Na+/H+-dicarboxylate symporter~InterPro IPR001991: IPR018107~KEGG: aco:Amico_0277 sodium:dicarboxylate symporter~PFAM: sodium:dicarboxylate symporter~SPTR: Sodium:dicarboxylate symporter) — its product is MSEKSGGLFSWYFNTNLLLRILIGLVLGGIVGLVAGESILWVAPFGSLFVRLLKMIVMPVILTTLVVGAASISPAELGKVGIKIVIYYLVTSAFAVAVGLLMGNVFKPGLGLDLSNIGEAAGKAIQKPSLVDTLLNIIPTNPFSALSGGAVLPTIFFAIIFGIGISYLKISKEERLKKAGDILFNVFDGAAEVMYLIVRWVLQYAPIGVFALIAVVFAKQGPKVVGPLGTVTLACFLGYILHTVVVYGGLLTLSGLNFFKFLSGAKEAMITAFVTRSSSGTLPVTMKCAEENLGVSKQVYSFTLPLGATINMDGTAIYQGVCVLFIAFAVGMPLDLTQQLTVILTAVLASIGTAGVPGAGAIMLLMVLQSVGLSMDEGSAVAAAYAMILGIDAILDMGRTCINVTGDLTGTTIVAKTEKLLNMSKWGK